Proteins found in one Amycolatopsis aidingensis genomic segment:
- a CDS encoding LysE family translocator yields the protein MTSWGQLVPFGGVVLLGAISPGPDFAVVLRHAALSGRRAGSATALGITAGILVWSVVAAFGVAGLLAASATAFTVVKLAGAAYLVFLGAKALLAARRGGESLPWSPEPDALGAGRAFRQGLLCNVLNPKCAVFFVALLPQFLPAAPTLADTVLLSAIPVLCTALWFLVVANVVGAMRRLFTAPRVRRTLDAVTGTLLVALGLRLALQARP from the coding sequence GTGACTTCCTGGGGGCAGCTCGTGCCGTTCGGCGGGGTGGTGCTGCTCGGCGCCATCTCCCCGGGACCGGACTTCGCCGTGGTGCTGCGGCACGCGGCCCTGTCCGGTCGCCGCGCGGGCTCGGCGACCGCGCTGGGCATCACGGCGGGCATCCTGGTCTGGTCGGTGGTGGCCGCCTTCGGCGTCGCCGGGCTGCTCGCCGCATCGGCCACCGCGTTCACCGTGGTCAAGCTCGCTGGCGCGGCCTACCTGGTCTTCCTCGGGGCGAAGGCGCTGCTCGCCGCCCGGCGTGGCGGCGAGAGCCTGCCGTGGTCGCCCGAGCCGGACGCCCTCGGCGCGGGCAGGGCCTTCCGGCAGGGCCTGCTGTGCAACGTGCTGAACCCCAAGTGCGCGGTGTTCTTCGTGGCGCTGCTGCCGCAGTTCCTGCCCGCCGCGCCAACCCTCGCCGACACCGTGCTGCTGTCCGCGATCCCGGTGCTGTGCACCGCGCTGTGGTTCCTGGTGGTCGCCAATGTGGTCGGCGCGATGCGCAGGCTGTTCACCGCGCCCCGGGTACGCAGGACCCTGGACGCGGTGACCGGCACCCTGCTGGTCGCGCTGGGCCTGCGGCTCGCGCTGCAGGCCCGCCCCTGA
- a CDS encoding BCCT family transporter gives MATTSDTGASAPSGPKKKWTDTIAPRVFWPAASIIAAFVLFTVIFPTTMGDAFDAIQDTIVGTFSWYYLLIVSGFVVFAIWIGLGHFGDIKLAPKDEEPEFKLKSWFAMLFAAGMGIGLVFWGVAEPLNHFAGVPNRASGIAAADEQGAQDSIVQTFLHWGLHPWAIYVVVGVAIAYAIHRKQRPVSIRWALEPLLGNRVKGWIGDVIDIAAIVGTLFGVATSLGLGVAQIASGLDFMGLVSNPGNWTNIILIGAITTLAIVSVVTGLKKGIKILSNTNMGLAALLLLFVLVTGPTLFIFRELVQSIGDYFQNIFQLSFNATALQGEDGTEWQGWWTAFYWGWWISWAPFVGVFIARISRGRTVREFVAGVLIVPTVVTFLWFTVFGGTGLYRELFGQGGLVGADGSVDTEGSLFGLLGELPGGTVVVAGAVILIALFFVTSSDSGSLVVDMLASGGDPEPPRWSRVFWAAAEGLVAIALMLAGGLQALKIAAIVIALPFSVVMLGMCVSIWRDFSAERRTQVRIQRRLQRDELTEHVSQSLIEEGLVEPNGDEPSDDKSKSASTASGKT, from the coding sequence GTGGCGACAACATCGGATACTGGGGCCTCGGCGCCATCCGGTCCGAAGAAGAAATGGACGGACACGATCGCGCCGAGGGTATTTTGGCCCGCAGCGAGCATCATCGCTGCGTTCGTGCTCTTCACGGTGATCTTTCCGACCACCATGGGCGACGCCTTCGACGCCATCCAGGACACGATCGTCGGTACCTTCAGCTGGTACTACCTGCTCATCGTTTCCGGCTTCGTGGTCTTCGCGATCTGGATCGGCCTCGGGCACTTCGGTGACATCAAGCTGGCGCCCAAGGACGAGGAGCCGGAGTTCAAGCTCAAGTCGTGGTTCGCGATGCTGTTCGCGGCCGGTATGGGCATCGGCCTGGTGTTCTGGGGCGTGGCCGAGCCGCTGAACCACTTCGCCGGGGTGCCGAACCGGGCCTCCGGAATCGCGGCCGCGGACGAGCAGGGTGCGCAGGACTCGATCGTCCAGACCTTCTTGCACTGGGGCCTGCACCCGTGGGCTATCTACGTCGTGGTCGGCGTGGCGATCGCCTACGCGATCCACCGCAAGCAGCGGCCGGTCTCCATCCGCTGGGCACTGGAGCCGTTGCTGGGAAACCGGGTCAAGGGCTGGATCGGCGACGTCATCGACATCGCGGCCATCGTCGGCACGCTGTTCGGTGTCGCCACCTCGCTGGGTCTCGGCGTGGCGCAGATCGCTTCCGGCCTCGACTTCATGGGGCTGGTCAGCAACCCGGGTAACTGGACCAACATCATCCTGATCGGCGCGATCACCACCCTGGCGATCGTGTCGGTGGTCACCGGCCTGAAGAAGGGCATCAAGATCCTGTCGAACACCAACATGGGCCTTGCCGCGCTCCTGTTGCTGTTCGTGCTGGTCACCGGGCCGACGCTGTTCATCTTCCGCGAGCTGGTGCAGTCCATCGGGGACTACTTCCAGAACATCTTCCAGCTCAGCTTCAACGCCACCGCGTTGCAGGGCGAGGACGGCACCGAGTGGCAGGGCTGGTGGACCGCCTTCTACTGGGGCTGGTGGATCTCCTGGGCGCCCTTCGTCGGCGTGTTCATCGCGCGGATCTCCCGCGGCCGTACGGTGCGCGAGTTCGTGGCCGGTGTGCTGATCGTGCCCACCGTGGTCACCTTCCTCTGGTTCACCGTGTTCGGTGGCACCGGGCTCTACCGTGAGCTGTTCGGCCAGGGCGGCCTGGTCGGCGCGGACGGATCGGTGGACACCGAGGGATCGCTGTTCGGCCTGCTCGGCGAACTGCCCGGCGGCACCGTCGTGGTGGCGGGTGCGGTCATCCTGATCGCGCTGTTCTTCGTCACCTCCTCGGACTCCGGCTCGCTGGTGGTGGACATGCTCGCCTCCGGTGGTGACCCGGAGCCGCCGCGCTGGAGCCGGGTGTTCTGGGCCGCGGCCGAAGGGCTGGTGGCGATCGCGCTGATGCTGGCAGGCGGGCTACAGGCGTTGAAGATCGCGGCGATCGTGATCGCACTACCGTTCAGCGTGGTGATGCTCGGTATGTGTGTGTCGATCTGGCGAGATTTCAGTGCCGAACGGCGAACGCAGGTCCGCATCCAGCGCAGGCTGCAACGGGACGAGCTCACCGAGCACGTCTCGCAGAGCCTGATCGAGGAAGGACTGGTCGAGCCGAACGGGGACGAGCCGAGCGACGACAAGTCGAAGAGCGCGTCCACCGCGAGCGGTAAGACCTAG
- a CDS encoding DUF2470 domain-containing protein: MTDTQLRRPPVPQPAERAKTIAARGSGPATLMPSADRAAPADQRVVPVLRHVHASGSVSVLLPEDHPLVQATMRASGGELAVMFELTDLAPVQLREPVRGLLWITGWLRRLDERAARARAVSIADARPDSRLLDVGYGLSVLRLTPASLVLADADGTHSLRPHMFSAAAPDPFLDYEAQWLRHLESTHADVIEQLTRHLPDNLRHGRIRPLGLDRFGFRLRVEAEPGDHDVRLAFSKPVDTPQQLAMELRKLVGCPFLAATGKPSRQG, translated from the coding sequence GTGACCGATACCCAACTCCGTCGCCCGCCGGTCCCCCAGCCGGCCGAGCGGGCGAAGACGATCGCCGCCCGTGGTAGCGGCCCGGCGACCCTGATGCCCTCCGCCGACCGCGCCGCCCCCGCCGACCAGCGCGTGGTGCCGGTGCTGCGGCACGTGCATGCCAGCGGCAGCGTGAGCGTGCTGCTGCCCGAGGACCATCCGCTGGTGCAGGCCACCATGCGGGCCTCCGGCGGCGAGCTCGCGGTGATGTTCGAGCTCACCGACCTCGCGCCGGTCCAGCTGCGCGAACCGGTGCGCGGCCTGCTCTGGATCACCGGCTGGCTGCGCAGGCTGGACGAGCGGGCCGCGCGGGCCCGCGCGGTGTCCATCGCCGACGCCCGGCCGGACTCCCGGCTGCTGGACGTCGGGTACGGGCTGAGCGTGCTCCGGCTCACCCCGGCCTCGCTGGTGCTTGCCGACGCGGACGGCACGCATTCGCTGCGCCCGCACATGTTCAGCGCCGCGGCCCCGGATCCCTTCCTGGACTACGAGGCGCAGTGGCTGCGGCACCTGGAGAGCACGCATGCCGACGTGATCGAGCAGCTGACCAGGCACCTGCCGGACAACCTGCGGCACGGCCGCATCCGGCCGCTGGGCCTGGACCGGTTCGGTTTCCGGCTGCGGGTGGAGGCCGAGCCGGGCGACCACGATGTGCGGCTGGCTTTCAGCAAACCGGTCGATACGCCGCAGCAACTGGCAATGGAGCTGCGCAAGCTGGTCGGCTGCCCGTTCCTTGCCGCGACCGGGAAACCGAGCAGGCAGGGCTGA
- a CDS encoding homogentisate 1,2-dioxygenase, which yields MPFYRRVGETPPKRHTQFRSPQGSLYAEELMGVEGFSADSSLLYHRNLPTAIVDAVAVPDERGPLLPNHPLKPRSFRTQDLEFGEGANAVTDRRRLFGNADVTICFAAATADSPLYRNAAGDELCYVQGGAGTVETVYGAIEVADGDYLVIPTSCTYRVRPRGELRMLILEARGHIGPPRRYLSARGQFLEHSPYCERDLRGPTEPLLAEGTDVDVLVRHRAGLTRYTYANHPFDVVGWDGCLYPWVFNIDDFEPITGRIHQPPPVHQTFEGPNFVVCSFCPRKVDYHPDSIPVPYNHANVDSDELMFYVRGNYEARKGSGIGIGSLSLHPSGFTHGPQPGAAEASIGAEFFDETAVMVDTFAPLDLGEAAEAAEDPGYAWTWSGRGPSS from the coding sequence ATGCCGTTCTATCGCCGGGTCGGCGAGACCCCACCGAAACGGCACACCCAGTTCCGCTCGCCCCAGGGCAGCCTGTACGCCGAGGAGCTGATGGGCGTCGAGGGCTTCTCCGCGGACTCCTCGCTGCTCTACCACCGCAACCTGCCCACGGCGATCGTGGACGCGGTGGCCGTACCGGACGAGCGCGGGCCACTGCTGCCGAACCACCCGCTCAAGCCACGCAGCTTCCGCACCCAGGACCTCGAGTTCGGCGAGGGGGCCAACGCGGTGACCGACCGCAGGCGGCTGTTCGGCAACGCGGACGTGACCATCTGCTTCGCCGCCGCCACCGCGGACAGCCCGCTGTACCGCAACGCGGCCGGTGACGAGCTGTGCTACGTGCAGGGCGGGGCGGGCACCGTGGAGACCGTCTACGGCGCCATCGAGGTGGCCGATGGCGACTACCTGGTCATCCCGACCTCGTGCACCTACCGGGTGCGGCCGCGGGGCGAGCTGCGGATGCTGATCCTGGAGGCGCGCGGGCACATCGGGCCGCCCAGGCGCTACCTCTCGGCGCGCGGCCAGTTCCTGGAGCACTCGCCGTACTGCGAGCGTGACCTGCGCGGGCCGACCGAGCCGCTGCTGGCCGAGGGCACCGATGTGGACGTGCTGGTCCGGCACCGCGCCGGGCTGACCCGCTACACCTACGCCAACCACCCCTTCGACGTGGTCGGCTGGGACGGCTGCCTGTACCCCTGGGTTTTCAACATCGACGACTTCGAGCCGATCACCGGGCGGATCCACCAGCCGCCGCCCGTGCACCAGACCTTCGAGGGCCCGAACTTCGTGGTCTGCTCCTTCTGCCCGCGCAAGGTCGACTACCACCCGGACTCGATCCCGGTGCCGTACAACCACGCCAACGTCGACTCCGACGAGCTGATGTTCTACGTGCGCGGCAACTACGAGGCGCGTAAGGGCTCCGGGATCGGCATCGGGTCGCTGTCCCTGCATCCATCGGGCTTCACGCACGGGCCGCAGCCCGGCGCGGCCGAGGCCTCCATCGGGGCGGAGTTCTTCGACGAGACCGCGGTCATGGTGGACACCTTCGCGCCACTGGACCTCGGCGAGGCGGCCGAGGCCGCCGAGGATCCCGGTTACGCCTGGACCTGGTCCGGCCGCGGCCCCAGCAGCTGA
- a CDS encoding ferritin — protein MAVTKKQPRSKFYELLQGQVHNEFNASQQYVALAVWFDNEDLPRLAKHFYKQSIEERNHALALVQYMMDTDHHVEIPGTGEVRNDFSDATELIELALAQEKEVAADIKTLAKAARSEDDYQGEQFMQWFLKEQVEEISQMSTLLNVVKRAKGNLFEVEQFLNRESVGDDGEDPTMPPVAGGAL, from the coding sequence ATGGCCGTCACCAAGAAGCAACCGCGTTCGAAGTTCTACGAGCTCCTGCAGGGGCAGGTGCACAACGAGTTCAACGCGTCCCAGCAGTACGTCGCACTCGCGGTATGGTTCGACAACGAGGACCTGCCGCGGCTTGCCAAGCACTTCTACAAGCAGTCCATTGAGGAACGTAACCACGCGCTCGCGCTGGTGCAGTACATGATGGACACCGACCACCACGTGGAAATCCCCGGGACCGGAGAGGTCCGCAATGACTTCTCCGACGCCACCGAGCTCATCGAGCTCGCGCTGGCCCAGGAGAAGGAGGTCGCCGCCGATATCAAGACGCTGGCCAAGGCCGCCCGTTCCGAGGATGACTACCAGGGCGAGCAGTTCATGCAGTGGTTCCTCAAGGAGCAGGTCGAGGAGATCTCCCAGATGTCCACGCTGCTGAACGTCGTCAAGCGGGCGAAGGGCAACCTCTTCGAGGTCGAGCAGTTCCTGAACCGGGAGTCCGTCGGCGACGACGGCGAGGACCCGACCATGCCGCCGGTCGCCGGCGGCGCACTCTGA
- a CDS encoding alpha/beta hydrolase family protein, which produces MVDALRRGGTALCTLLVVAALLVPAPAALASPTAPTLPAPTGDHPVGTGSTRLVDPGRADPWKPDTPYRELMVSLWYPALLPWGERAPYLSEELSAAIIGSDFPAVPPEAFATVRTHATTRALPKPSGHGRPLVVLSPGFGASRTSLTTLAEDLASRGYVVAAIDHTYESPVEFPGGRIEPCLICADIDEELAAEVVRSRARDVSFVLDRLTDRRSPTGRLIDGSRIAMIGHSIGGAAALETMRTDPRVDAGMNMDGALYTGVPGGLDRPFLLFGARRVDHPELDPTWNRVWPRLTGWKRWLDVASGGHWTFSDAPWLAGNFPIREGLPPGQAERLLGSIEGERAVRVVREYLAAFVVAHLRGQEDPLLDGPSPKYPEVSFVPG; this is translated from the coding sequence ATGGTTGACGCACTCAGACGCGGCGGGACCGCCCTGTGCACCCTGCTGGTGGTCGCCGCGCTGCTGGTGCCCGCACCGGCCGCGCTGGCGAGCCCGACCGCCCCGACCCTGCCCGCGCCCACCGGGGACCACCCGGTGGGCACCGGCAGCACCCGGCTGGTGGATCCCGGCCGGGCCGACCCGTGGAAGCCGGACACGCCGTACCGCGAGCTCATGGTGTCCCTGTGGTACCCGGCACTGCTGCCATGGGGTGAGCGGGCGCCGTACCTGTCCGAGGAGCTTTCCGCGGCCATCATCGGCTCCGACTTCCCTGCCGTGCCGCCGGAGGCCTTCGCGACCGTGCGCACGCACGCGACCACGCGGGCGCTGCCAAAGCCCAGCGGGCACGGCAGGCCGCTGGTGGTGCTCTCGCCGGGGTTCGGCGCCAGCCGCACCTCGCTGACCACCCTTGCCGAGGACCTGGCCAGCCGGGGCTACGTGGTCGCCGCGATCGACCACACCTACGAGTCGCCGGTCGAGTTCCCCGGTGGCCGGATCGAGCCCTGCCTGATCTGCGCGGACATCGACGAGGAGCTCGCGGCCGAGGTCGTGCGCAGCAGGGCCAGGGACGTCTCCTTCGTGCTGGACCGGCTCACCGACCGGCGCTCGCCGACCGGAAGGTTGATCGACGGCTCCCGGATCGCGATGATCGGCCACTCCATCGGCGGCGCCGCCGCGCTGGAGACGATGCGCACCGACCCGAGGGTGGACGCCGGGATGAACATGGACGGCGCCCTGTACACCGGGGTGCCCGGCGGGCTGGACCGGCCGTTCCTGCTGTTCGGGGCGCGGCGGGTCGACCACCCCGAGCTGGATCCCACCTGGAACCGCGTCTGGCCGCGGCTGACCGGCTGGAAGCGCTGGCTGGACGTCGCCAGCGGCGGGCACTGGACGTTCTCCGACGCGCCCTGGCTGGCCGGGAACTTCCCGATCCGCGAGGGCCTTCCGCCAGGACAAGCCGAGCGGCTGCTCGGCTCGATCGAAGGGGAAAGGGCGGTGCGGGTCGTCCGGGAGTACCTCGCCGCCTTCGTGGTCGCCCACCTGCGCGGGCAGGAGGATCCGCTGCTGGACGGCCCCTCGCCGAAGTACCCGGAGGTCAGCTTCGTACCGGGGTAG
- a CDS encoding arginine deiminase: protein MDSEVGPLRSVLLHRPGPELKRLTPRNNDQLLFDSVPWVGRAQEEHDAFAEVLRGRGVEVLLLSELLRTTLEDPRAHAAGVHAAVDSRRLGGDLADSLRSYLSGVPAYVLAEVLMAGMTFEELPAAEGASLVRRMNHPHDFAVDPLPNLLFTRDSSAWIADRVAISSLAMPARGRETALLDLVYAYHPRFLGTVRAYGAHSAPIEGGDILLLAPGVLAVGVGERTSAAGAEALARSAFADGIAHTVLAVPIAQNRATMHLDTVCTMVGADAVVMYPLARESLVAYTLRPDETAGKEVLRVDGPRPFLTAAAEAMGIDRLRVIDTGLDPVTAEREQWDDGNNTLAVSPGVVVGYERNVETNVRLEQAGIEVLRIAGSELGSGRGGPRCMSCPIVREPLG, encoded by the coding sequence GTGGACAGCGAGGTCGGCCCGCTGCGTTCGGTGCTGCTGCACCGGCCGGGCCCCGAGCTCAAACGGCTGACCCCGCGCAACAACGACCAGCTGCTCTTCGACTCCGTGCCCTGGGTGGGCCGCGCCCAGGAGGAACACGACGCGTTCGCCGAGGTGCTGCGCGGGCGGGGCGTGGAGGTACTGCTGCTGTCCGAGCTGCTGCGCACCACCCTGGAGGACCCGCGGGCGCACGCGGCCGGGGTGCACGCGGCGGTGGACAGCAGGCGGCTGGGCGGCGACCTCGCCGACTCGCTGCGCTCCTACCTGTCCGGGGTGCCGGCGTACGTGCTGGCCGAGGTGCTGATGGCGGGTATGACCTTCGAGGAGCTGCCGGCCGCGGAGGGCGCCTCCCTGGTGCGCAGGATGAACCACCCGCACGACTTCGCCGTTGACCCGCTGCCCAACCTGCTGTTCACCAGGGACTCCTCGGCCTGGATCGCGGACAGGGTGGCGATCTCCTCGCTGGCCATGCCCGCCCGCGGCCGGGAAACCGCTCTGCTGGACCTCGTGTACGCCTACCACCCCCGTTTCCTCGGCACGGTGCGTGCCTACGGCGCGCACTCCGCCCCCATCGAGGGCGGGGACATCCTGCTGCTCGCGCCGGGCGTGCTGGCCGTTGGCGTCGGCGAGCGCACCTCGGCCGCGGGCGCGGAGGCGCTGGCCAGGTCGGCCTTCGCCGACGGCATCGCGCACACCGTGCTGGCCGTGCCGATCGCGCAGAACAGGGCGACCATGCACCTGGACACCGTGTGCACCATGGTCGGCGCCGATGCCGTGGTGATGTACCCGCTGGCCAGGGAGTCGCTGGTGGCCTACACCCTGCGCCCGGACGAGACGGCGGGCAAGGAGGTACTGCGGGTGGACGGCCCCCGGCCCTTCCTCACCGCCGCGGCCGAGGCGATGGGCATCGACCGCCTGCGGGTGATCGACACCGGGCTCGACCCGGTCACCGCGGAACGGGAGCAGTGGGACGACGGCAACAACACCCTCGCCGTGTCCCCTGGCGTGGTGGTGGGCTACGAGCGCAACGTGGAGACCAATGTCCGGCTGGAGCAGGCCGGGATCGAGGTGTTGCGGATCGCGGGGTCCGAGCTGGGTTCCGGTCGCGGCGGCCCGCGGTGCATGTCCTGCCCGATTGTCCGGGAACCACTCGGTTAG
- a CDS encoding CPBP family intramembrane glutamic endopeptidase, producing MRHRLSAWLAAQRPATPEPIEDPARRRVLILELVIVFSITLGLSGVRSLLSLVDALLRPEPLGEQRVAINAPQATLDLLDLLKQLLSVVQLLGWGALGAYLLVRGGMRLAEVGLDRRRPGRDLRWGIGLTALIGIPGLVLYFVGWQLGLNLAVQPSTLDESWWRPITLTLAAFGNSFAEEMLVVGYLLTRLRQLGRGENSALLIAAVLRGSYHLYQGLGGFVGNLIMGLVFGRVWQRTNRLWPLIIAHTLLDVVAFVGYAFLRDRVSWLP from the coding sequence GTGCGCCATCGCCTGTCCGCCTGGCTCGCTGCCCAGCGACCCGCGACCCCCGAGCCGATCGAGGACCCCGCCCGGCGGCGGGTGCTGATCCTCGAACTGGTCATTGTTTTCTCGATCACCCTCGGCCTGTCCGGGGTACGCAGCCTGCTGTCACTTGTGGACGCACTGTTACGTCCCGAGCCGCTGGGCGAGCAGCGGGTGGCGATCAACGCGCCACAGGCCACGTTGGATCTTCTCGACCTGCTGAAGCAACTGCTCAGCGTCGTGCAACTGCTCGGCTGGGGCGCACTCGGGGCCTACCTGCTGGTGCGCGGCGGGATGCGACTGGCCGAGGTCGGACTCGACCGGCGGCGCCCCGGCCGCGACCTCCGCTGGGGCATCGGACTGACCGCGCTGATCGGCATTCCCGGTCTCGTACTGTACTTCGTCGGCTGGCAGCTCGGGCTGAATCTCGCGGTGCAGCCGTCTACTTTGGACGAGAGCTGGTGGCGGCCGATCACCCTGACACTGGCGGCGTTCGGTAACTCCTTCGCCGAGGAAATGCTCGTCGTCGGTTACCTGCTGACCCGGCTGCGGCAACTCGGCCGAGGGGAGAACTCCGCCCTGCTGATCGCCGCCGTACTGCGCGGTTCGTATCACCTCTATCAGGGCCTCGGCGGATTCGTCGGCAACCTGATAATGGGGCTGGTTTTCGGCAGGGTGTGGCAGCGCACCAACCGGCTGTGGCCGTTGATCATCGCGCATACCCTGCTCGACGTGGTCGCCTTCGTCGGTTACGCCTTCCTGCGCGACCGGGTCAGCTGGCTGCCCTGA
- a CDS encoding IclR family transcriptional regulator: MSRESSLTLERGLALLQAVADAGGDAATISELAVTIGASRAAVYRLLVPLAERGLVWRDGSKVRLGVGLLRLSGQVLPQLRQAAAPVLRELAEKSGATAHLSVAEGEFAQAVAVVEPSWTNFHVAYRVGSRHPVSQGAAGKAITLRPGGKGWVATTGELQAGASGVAAPVRGVPGLRASVGVVSMEPLGARTVGPQVVAAAGALAEVLTPTPVRS; this comes from the coding sequence GTGAGCAGGGAGAGCTCGCTGACCCTGGAACGCGGGCTCGCGTTGCTGCAGGCGGTGGCCGACGCGGGCGGGGACGCGGCCACCATCTCCGAGCTCGCGGTGACCATCGGGGCGAGCAGGGCGGCGGTGTACCGGCTGCTGGTGCCGCTGGCCGAACGCGGGCTGGTGTGGCGGGACGGGAGCAAGGTACGGCTCGGCGTCGGCCTGCTGCGGCTGTCCGGGCAGGTGCTGCCCCAGCTGCGGCAGGCCGCCGCGCCGGTGCTGCGCGAGCTGGCCGAGAAGTCCGGGGCCACCGCGCACCTCTCGGTGGCCGAGGGGGAGTTCGCCCAGGCGGTCGCCGTGGTGGAGCCGTCCTGGACGAACTTCCACGTCGCCTACCGGGTGGGCAGCAGGCATCCGGTGTCCCAGGGTGCGGCAGGCAAGGCGATCACTCTGCGGCCCGGCGGCAAGGGATGGGTGGCCACCACCGGCGAGCTGCAGGCAGGCGCTTCCGGCGTGGCAGCCCCGGTACGGGGGGTACCGGGGCTGCGCGCCAGCGTCGGGGTGGTGTCCATGGAACCGCTCGGAGCGCGCACGGTGGGCCCGCAGGTGGTGGCCGCCGCCGGGGCACTGGCCGAGGTGCTGACCCCTACCCCGGTACGAAGCTGA